A window of the Desulfobacula toluolica Tol2 genome harbors these coding sequences:
- a CDS encoding class I SAM-dependent methyltransferase, producing MGTGIGCEMISFSLAVKQSGPVFLIEAHPKIFKCLKKTCEYNGLKNFVPFNIAVVDADKEVFLGEAIYHYCNSLKT from the coding sequence GTGGGTACTGGGATCGGCTGTGAGATGATTTCGTTCTCACTTGCTGTAAAACAAAGCGGCCCAGTGTTTTTGATTGAGGCCCACCCAAAGATTTTTAAATGTTTAAAGAAAACATGCGAATATAATGGACTCAAGAACTTTGTTCCCTTTAATATTGCAGTTGTAGATGCGGACAAAGAAGTATTCCTTGGAGAAGCCATTTATCACTATTGTAATAGCCTCAAAACCTAA
- a CDS encoding serine O-acetyltransferase: MRTCSYTKSNMYLKYFCYPVAKFLLNRLKYKLGISIPPETNIGSGFCIGHFGGITVHPKTTIGKNCNISQGVTLGKANRGKHKGYPVLGDNIYIGPGAKIFGDIKVGNNVAIGANCVVTKDVPDNSVVVGIPGRVISKKGSKGYVNRTDYDEKAFAIY; the protein is encoded by the coding sequence ATGCGCACCTGTTCCTATACTAAAAGTAATATGTATTTAAAATATTTTTGTTATCCAGTTGCAAAATTTTTACTTAACCGATTGAAATATAAATTAGGTATTTCAATACCACCGGAGACTAATATTGGAAGTGGGTTTTGTATTGGCCACTTTGGTGGAATTACAGTCCATCCCAAAACTACGATAGGAAAAAATTGCAATATTTCTCAAGGGGTAACTTTAGGAAAAGCGAATCGAGGAAAACATAAAGGCTATCCAGTATTAGGCGATAATATTTATATTGGCCCCGGCGCAAAAATTTTTGGTGATATTAAAGTTGGAAATAATGTCGCTATTGGCGCTAATTGTGTCGTAACAAAAGACGTTCCTGATAACTCTGTTGTTGTCGGTATTCCTGGAAGAGTAATTTCAAAAAAGGGATCAAAAGGATATGTTAATAGAACAGACTATGATGAAAAAGCGTTCGCAATATATTAA